CTTTGTCCAAGCTGCAGAAGACGGTCATCAACTGGCTGCTCGATGACATGGGCGTGTACCAGAGCGAGATGGGCTTCCCGCTCAGCCCCCACGAGCGCAACTACATCAACGCCAATGTCGCGCTGACCCGCGAGAACGGTGAGATGGGCCCGCTGCTGAAGCACATCCAGCTCAGCGGCTGGTCCCGCGCCGTCGCCGCCGACGTCCAGAAGGCGCAGCAGCAGACAGACATCGAGCATTTCAACCTGTCCATCTCCACTTCCGAGCAGATGCTGCAGTGGAAGTTCCGCGGCAAGTTCTCGCGTGAGGACATCATCAAGATGATGGTGGACGCCGTGGCGGCGGCCAAGGCCGGCGGCGCCAAGACGGCCGGCGTCAACGCCGAGGACGCTTCCCGCACCGATGTCGGCTTCCTGATTGACTTCGCCAGCGCCGGCAAGGAGGCCGGGGCCGACCGCTTCCGCTACTGCGACACGCTCGGCCACGACGACCCCACCTCCATCGCCGAGCGGATCGGCACCATCGCGAGGGAGACGCAGATCCCGATCGAGTTGCACTGCCACAACGACCTGGGCCTGGCGGTGGCCAACTCCTGCGCCGGCGCCGTGGCCGCCTGCGAGCAGGGCGTGGACGCCTTCATCAACACCACAATCAACGGGGTGGGCGAGCGCGCCGGCAATGCCGACCTGGTCTCCTGCGTGCTGGCGCTGCGCTACGCGGCCAATTGGCGCAACTGCGGCTACGACCCCGGCACCATTGACCTGACCAAGGCCTGGCGCATCGCCAACTACGTGGCCGACGCGTTCGGTCTGCCCATTCCGATCAACCAGCCGGGCGTGGGCTCCAATGCCTTCGCCCATGAGTCCGGCATCCACGCCGACGGCGCCCTCAAGGACCGGCACAACTACGAGCTGTATGACTACGAGAGCCTCGGCCGGGGCGAGAAGATCGAGATACCCACCGGCCGCGTCATCACCACCGGCGCGCACGGCGGGGCCTCCGGCCTCGAGTACGTCTACGCCCAGATGGACCTGGGCTTCCGCGACGAAGAGCACAAGCGCGAGACGCTCTACCTGTGCCAACTGGCCAACCTGCACAACCAGGCGCCGCTGAGCCGCGAGGAGCTCTGGCTGATCTACCACTACCCGCAGGTGTGCAAGCAGTTGTTCACAGTGACGGCGTAGACGGGGATTCGGGATTCGGCAACGACCTACCGGACGGGCCCGGCAGCGATGCCGGGCCCTGTTGCGTTCTGCGCAGGCCGTGGGAGGCGCATCGTGTGCGCCGGGCCCCGCGGCACTCGGTACATGCCAGCCGGTGCGGGGCAGGATCAGTAGTGCGGGCTTCCAGCCCGCGACAGGCCGTGGCCGCCTCACCTGCGCGCGTGGGGACACGCGCGCCCACGCGCCATCCCCTCATCCCCTCATCCCCTCACCCCCCATCCCCCTACTCCTTCACCCCCACCAAGTCCACCATGTACAGGCCCTGCTGTTGGTATAGCACCAGGTGTTTGCCGTCGGCGGTCAGGGCCGGGGGCATGGGCATGGTCGTGCGGAAGGGGAGCGCCCGGCCGGGACCGTCCTCGGCCAGCGCCTGCGCCACTAGCGACCAACTGGGCGGCTGGCCATTGCGGCGGTAGTACAGCAGTGTGCTGCCGTCGGCGCTGACGGCCAGGTAGTACAGGCTCTGGGTCGAGTGTACCAGGATGCGGTCCTGCCTGCGGTCGCGGGGGTCTACCAGGACCACCTGGTACTCACGCGTCGGCACGTGCCAGCGATGTAGCAGGAGCTTGGGGAGAGAGCCATCGGCGGGCATCGCCTGGCCCGGCAGTGCCAGGCAGCCGGAGAACGATTCGTCCCGCTCCGGCATGAGCGCCACCTGCGGCTCCGCCGGGGTGGCGCTC
The sequence above is a segment of the bacterium genome. Coding sequences within it:
- a CDS encoding homocitrate synthase, which produces MPRIEFIDVTNRDGEQTARIALSKLQKTVINWLLDDMGVYQSEMGFPLSPHERNYINANVALTRENGEMGPLLKHIQLSGWSRAVAADVQKAQQQTDIEHFNLSISTSEQMLQWKFRGKFSREDIIKMMVDAVAAAKAGGAKTAGVNAEDASRTDVGFLIDFASAGKEAGADRFRYCDTLGHDDPTSIAERIGTIARETQIPIELHCHNDLGLAVANSCAGAVAACEQGVDAFINTTINGVGERAGNADLVSCVLALRYAANWRNCGYDPGTIDLTKAWRIANYVADAFGLPIPINQPGVGSNAFAHESGIHADGALKDRHNYELYDYESLGRGEKIEIPTGRVITTGAHGGASGLEYVYAQMDLGFRDEEHKRETLYLCQLANLHNQAPLSREELWLIYHYPQVCKQLFTVTA